TCGCTGATGGGCGCGCCCGAGGCGACCAGGATGTCGTTCTGGGCGAGCTGGTTGACGATGATGGTGTGCGTGCCTTCCTCGGCCTCGGCGTCCGCCGTGGCGGAAAGGGCGTCGGAATCCGTGCTCGCGGCCGTCTTGGTCAGGAACTTGTCCGGGGAGTCGTAGTCCGTGAGCCAGGTCTTGAGGTTGACCATGGACTCGTTCAGGGCGTCCAGGGCGTCGACCTTGTCCTGCCAGGTGCTCTCCCAGGACTCCATCTCGTCCTTGCGGTAGCTCTCCACGGCCATCAGCTGCTCGATGACCGAGGAGAAGTCCGTGCCGCTGCTGCCCAGGCCCGAGAAGGAGATCTGCCCGGACCAGTACTGGCTGCTGATGCCGCTGGAGCTGGAGGTGGAGCTGGTGCTGTCGCTCATGGTCGTCCTCTCTGTCTTGGAACCGGATATCGGCCGTCCGGCAGAAGGCCTTTAAGAAAGATAGTTGAGCAGCGAGAGCTGCATCACCTTGGCCTGGCTCGAGAGCACGGACTGGTAGATGTACTGCGCCTTGGCCAGGTCCACGGAGAGCGTCGAGGCGTCTGCGTCCTCCACGTTCGAGATGTGCGTCTCCACGCTGGCCTTGATGGCCGAGAGCGAGGCGCTCTGGTACGTCACGCGGTCCTCGCGCGCGCCCACCTGCGCCGCCCCGGAGAGCAGGACCTTCTGCGCGGCCTTGAGGTCGTCTATGCAGTCGCCCACGGCGTCCTCGTCCCCGATCTCCAGGGCGCCGATGAGCTTGCCCACGGAGTCGAAGAGGTTGCCGGTGACGTCGGCGAGCGAGTCCTCGCCCGTGATCGGGTCGCGCACGAGGCCCCCGAAGATGGTGCTGCCCACGCTGTTGATGGTCACGTCCTGGCCCTTGCCGATGGTCACGTCGATGTCGGCCATGGCGGGCTTGACCGTGAAGGAGTCGCCCGCGTCGAGCAGGTTCGAGCCGTTGGAGGTCAGCTTCAGGGTGCCGCCGGGCAGCTCGAACACGCCGTTGGAGGCCGTGTTGCCCGCGGTCCAGGTGGTGCCGCCGTCCGTGGAGTAGGAATAGGAGATGGGCCCGGCCAGGTCCGAGTCGCCGTCTATGCGCACCTGGACGTTGCCCGGGAAGGCACCCTCGGCCACGGTGTCTATGCCCGTGGCCCCGTAGTTGATGACCTCGACGCGGTTGTCGTCGTCGCCCAGGTAGCGGGCCGAGGGCCGGACCACGAAGCGGGTGCCGTCCTCGTCCACGTTGGGGCCGGTCACGGCGGTGCCCGCGGCCAGGGTCAGCTGCACGCCGCCCAGGGAGAGCGTGGTCGCGCCCGAGGCCAGGCTGGCGTCGGTCCAGGAGTCCCCGCCGTTCGTGCTGTAGCGGTAGGTCAGCGCGCCGCCGCTGCCCACGGTTCCGTCGTCCGTGAACTCCACGAGGATGCAGTCGTCGCTCGAGCCGGTGACCGCGAGCACGGAGGAATCCGGGACGTCGGCATCCAGGGAGTCGGCCCACAGGCACTCCTCGTAGGCGTCGGAGTCGGTCTTGTGGCCCGCGAAGACGCTCTGCCCCGTATACTCGCTGTTGGATATGCCCACCAGGTTCCCGAAGTACTGCCGCACCTCGTCCGCGATGTCCTGGCGCTCCTCCGCGGTGAGGGTGCCGGTGGCGCCCTGCTCCGCCTTCTCCAGGATGGTGGAGAGCGTGGTCGAGGCCTGGCTCAGCTGGCTGTCCTGCAGGCCGAGCCAGCCCTTGGCCACGGAGATGTTGTCGTCGTAGCGGCCGATGGAGGCGACGGTGGAGCGCAGGACGAGCACCTCGGCCTGGCCCGCGGGATCGTCCGAGGGCTTGTTCAGCTTCTTCTGCGAGGCGTTCATCATGTTCTGCCGGGTGAGCTCCGACAGGGACGAATTCATCTGGCTGAGGGCCAGGTCGTAGATCATGTTTCTGCTGACGCGCATGGTCGCTTCCTCACTTCAGGCCGAGGATGGTGTCCATCATGTCCAGGGAGACCTGAATCATGCGGCTGGCCGCCTGGTAGTCCTGCTGCAGACGCAGCATCTCGGTCATCTCCTCGTCGCTGTTCACGCCCGAGGCGGACTCCTGCTGCGTGTCGAGGCTGTCTGCCAGGGTGCTGGCATAGCTGTACTGGGTCTCGGCCTGGGAGACGTCCGAGCCCACCTGGGAGACCACGCCCGCGAGATTCTCGCCGAGCGTGGAGGTGGTGGAGCCCCTGGCCGTGTAGAAGGTGACGTCCTTGTCGGCCAGATTGACGATCGCCTGGGCCGTGGTGTTGTCGCCCTGGTTGGCCTCGCCCTCGCCGTTGACGTGCCCGGCGGCGATCAGCTCCGGGTGGTCCTGCAGGTTCTGGTTCACGGCGATGTCGCCGGCATCGGTGCCCGAGAAGTAGCAGTTGAGCCCGGCCGCGGCGAAAAGTCCGGACGAGTCGTCCGCGAAGTTGAAGGAGACCCCGTCCGCGGCCTCGATGGACAGCTTGCCGTTGGTCACGTCGGCCGTGAGCTGGCCGCCGAAGGAGTCGTTGATGGCCGCGGCCACGTCGTCCAGGGAGTGCTGCGCGGGGTCGAAGGTCGAGATCCCCGGAGGGTTGATGGACGAGAAGTCCACCGTGGTCGTGCCGAGCGGCTCGCCCGTGGTCGAGTCGTAGAGCGCCAGGGAGAAGGCGCCCGAGGTGACCCGGTCGGCGAAGGCCAGGCCGCTCTGCGAGAGGGGCACGTCCGTGTGCGCCGCCTGGTAGATGCCCGTGGCGCTGGTCTGGGGGTCGAGCCCCGCGCCTTGCGAGTTCTGCCGGTTGACCTCCCAGATGAGCGTCTTCGCGAAGGAGTCGAGGTCCTCGGAATACTCCCCGACCTGGTCGCGCGCCCTGAAGAGTCCGGCCAGGGTGCCTCCGCTGATGCGGTTGCCCGAGCCCTCGTCGTCCAGGGGCGTGACGTTGACGAGGCCGCCTGCCGTGGTCTCCCAGGCCAGGGTGTTCTTGGGCAGAATGGTGAACCGGTCGCCCGCGGACAGGGACGAGGTCTCGGCGGAATCCGGATCGCCGGACTGGCTGAACCAGACCGTGACGCCGCCGATGTCCACGGAGTCGTCCTCGGCCCCGGCGGTGAAGAGCTTCTCGGTGCCGTCGTCGTTGGTCAGCCAGGTGGAGCCGCCGTCGACGGAGACGCGGAAGGCGGCCGCGCCGCTGCCGCCGGACGCCGTGCCGCCGTCCACGACCTCCACGGTGTACTCGTAGGGCGATGAGCCCTCGAAGTTGATCTGGCCCGCGAAGTCCGAGTCCTGTGTCAGGGCCTCGGCGGCGTGCGGCGCCTGGATCTCGAACCTGTAGGCCGTGGCCCCGTCCACCAGGGACTGCCCCGCGCCCGTGGTCACGTAGACCTCGCCGTCCGAGCGGTACATGACCTGCACGTCCACCTTCTCGGAGAGCTGGCGCAGAAGGCTGTCGCGCGAGTCCAGGAGGTCGTCGCTGTCCGGCGAGGCGGCGATCTGCTTGTTGACGGTCGCGAGCTGGTCGATGATGTCGTTGGTCTCGCCGACCTCCTGGGCGATCTGCTGGTCCAGCTCCTGCTGCTGCGTGGCCAGGTCGGCCGAAAGGTCGTTCAGCCGCGTGGTCAGGGTCTCGGAGGTGGTCAGGAGCGCGGTGCGGTTGGCCGTGAGCGTCGGGTCGTCCGAGAGGTCGGCCCAGGAGTTCCAGAAGTCGTCCAGCAGGGCCGAGGTGCCGTAGGTGTCGTCCTCCACGAAGCGGGACTCCACCTGGGACAGGGCGTCGTAGCGCGTCTGCCACCCGCTGGCCTGGCTGTTCTCCTTCAGGTACTGCGCCTCCAGGTACTGGTTCAGGTGCCGGGTCACGCTGCCGATCGTGGCCCCGGTCCCGACCTGCCCCTTGCTCGTGGAGACGGAGGGCAGCTCGGAGTAGTTGACCGTGCGGACCCGGTAGCCGTCGACGCTCTCGTTGGAGATGTTGTTGCCGTGCACCGTGATGGCGTACTGGCTGTTCATCAGAGCGTTGCGGGCTATGCTCAGCAGGTTGTCCATGGTCCTACCCCTCGCGGATGCGTCCCTTTCCGTCCGTCCTCACGCCTAGCGCTTGAGCTGGATCAGCTCGCTGAGCATGGAGTCGGCCGTGGTGATGACCTTGGAGTTGGCCTCGAAGCCGCGCTGCGTGGTGATCAGGTCGACCATCTCCGTGGCCGTGTCCACGTTGGACTGCTCGAGCGTGTTCGAGGAGATGGAGCCGAGCTGGCCGGTGTTGGCCGTGCCCGTGACCGCGGCGCCTGACTCGCGCGTGGCCGAGAAGAGGTTGTCGCCCTCGCGGCTCAGCCCGTACGGGTTGGTGAAGCTCGCCAGCGTCAGCACGTAGAGGTCCAGCACCTGGCCGTTGGAGTAGGTGCCGGTGATCACGCCGTCGCGGTTGACGGAGATGTCCGTCAGGAAGCCCGGGCCGTAGCCGTCCTGCGACTGGCTGATGGTCGTGGAGCTCGAGTCGTAGCTGGTGGTGGTCAGGGCGCTGATCTTCGGGCTCGTGAAGTTGTCCAGCATGGACGGATTGTTGCCCACCATGGAGGCGTTGGACGCGCTGCCGCTCCACGAGGTGGGCGAGCCGCTGTCGTGGATGCCGAAGTCGATGGCGATGGCGCTGGCGTTGGCCTCGCCCGTCGCGCTCGCGTCGGCCTCGCCCGTGAAGTTCGCCGTGAAGGTCGGCAGGCCGTCGTCGTTCAGGTCCGCCGTTGTCCAGTTGGAGAGGTCCTTCAGGTCGCCCGAGGCGCCGGAGGCCAGGGTGTAGGCGGACATGCCCGTGAGCTGGCCCGCGGCGTTGAAGGTCAGGGTGCCGGTCATGAGCAGGCCCGCGGCCGAGGTGGAGCCCACCTTCTGCCCGCCGATGGTCCGGCCGTCCTCGCTCGGGTCGCAGGCGACGATGAACTCCCACTGCAGATTGCCGCCGGAGTTGGAGACCACGCTCGCGTCCTTGACCGGGTCGCAGTAGACCGTGAGCGTCTGCGCGGAGCCGTTCTCGTCGTAGACCGTGATGGTGTTCTGGTAGGCGTAGCGGGAATCCGCGATGGGCGTGTCGGAGTCCGTGCCGTCCCAGTTGCCGAACAGGGAGAAGAAGGGGTTGGCGGCGTTGGCGGAGTCGTCGTCGCTCGATGAGTCGAGGTTCAGGAGCATGCTCACCGTGCTTGTGGCCTCGGGGGGCGACTGGAAGTTCTTCAGCTGGATGTCGCCGGAAACGCCGGTGGTCTGCACCGTGCCGGAGGAGGAGCCGTCCTTCACCTGCCAGCCCTGCACCCGGTAGCCGTTGGTGTCCACGAGGTAGCCGCTGTTGTCGAAGCGGAACTCGCCGGCGCGGGTGTAGTACATCTCGTCGGTGTTCGGATTGTTGACCATGAAGAAGCCCGTGCCGCCGATGGCCACGTCCGTGGCCTCGGAGGTGCTCTCGTAGGAGCCCTGGGCGAAGTTGGAGTAGATGGCGGCCACTCCCGCGCCCACGCCGACCTGGCCGATGCCCGCGCCCGTGTTCACGGACTGGTAGAAGATGTCCTCGAACTGCATGGTCGACGATTTGAAGCCGATGGTGCTCGTGTTGGCCAGGTTGTTGCCGATCACGGACATCTTCTGGCTGTGGGCCTGCAGGCCCGATATGCCCGCGTACAGGGAACCGGTCAGGCTCATGGCGTTCTCCTTCTCTGCTCTTCAGCCGGGATGGTTGTTCAAGAACCCGAGTCGTCGGACGAGGAGTCGTCTGATGAGGACGAGGAATCGTCGTCCGAGGCGCTCGTGTCGCTCGTGACGTTGTTGACTTCGTAGACGTTGGACAGGGAGACCTGGCGTCCGTCCGAGAGGCTTAAGACCACCGAGCCGCTGGACATGGACACGCCCGTGACCTCGCCCTCGACCATGCTCGAGATGGAGAGCGAGTCGCCGTTCTCGTCCTCTCCGGTGAAGGAGACGTAGTAGACGCCGTCGTCGCAGACGTTGCCGTCGTAGTCCTTGCCGTCCCAGGCGAAGTCGTATTCGCCCTGATTCACGTCGCCGAGGCTCACGGAGTCCACGATGTTGCCGCTCGAATCGTAGATGTTGGCCACGACGTTGCTGGCGTCCTCCGGCACCGTGTAGGTCACGTTGCTGGCCGATCCGCTCGCCAGGGCGACGCAGTTGCCCGAGGCCAGCACGTCCTTGCCGATGTAGGAGGTCGCGTTGATCTGCTGCGACTCGGTCAGGGAGCTGGACATGCTGTCCAGGGTCGAGGAGATGTTGGTCAGCTGCTCGAGACTCGAGAACTGGGCCAGCTGCGCCACCATGTCCTGGTTGTCGGCCGGGTTCAGGGGATCCTGGTTCTCGAGCTGGGCGACGAAGAGGGTCAGGAAGTCGTCCTTGCCCAGGTCCGAGGAGGAGTCCGTGCTCGTCGTGTCCGTCGCGGACGTGGACGCCGTCTTCGCTAAGGAGTTGATGTAGCTCGTGGTATCGATCATGGCTGATCTCCTTCTGTGAAGGCTCAGGCGCTGGTCGCGAGGTCGGCGAGGCTGTGCAGGCGCAGCCGGGCGGCGCAGGCGTCGCCGAGGCCCTCGGCGCATTCCGGGACGGGCTCGTTGTCCGGCGAGGTCAGGATGGCGCGCAGGTCGATGACCGTCCTGCGGCAGGCCGAGCAGAAGGCCAGGTGGTCCTCGAGCTCGTTCCTGAGCTTCCTGGGGAGCAGCCCGTCCAGGTAGGCGGACATCTCATCCAGGTTCAGGCAGCCTTTGGGTTCCGCTCTTTTCCGCAACAGGCGCATCGGCATCCTCCTCGTCGTCCGCCGGAACCTTCCGACGGCCATTTGCCCTCAGTACGGACCGGGAGACCCGCTTCATCCATGCGGAGACGAAAAAAGCCGGCGGAAACCTCCGTCGGCTTTTCCTTCACTGCCTGTCGAAAACCGGAAAATCGTCGCCCGAAAGCCCCGCAGGGCAAGGCATCCATGCTTGCGGACTGGGCTTTTTCACCCATTCGTGTTGCGCTGCCGGGCGACTCTGCTATGATTCCGCCAAATCCCTCCGGCCGACCATCCGCCCCGAGAGCCCCCCGGGAGGGCCGACTCCCCCCTCCATCCCGGTGCCGGACAGAATCAGAGATACAGCGGATACCCAAAGCCATGCGCATGACCCTGGCCTTTCCGCCCTTTCATCTGGGCTCGCTCTACAATCTGCCGCCGCTCGGCATCATCAACCTGGCCACCGTGCTGCGCGGCCGGGGGCACGAGGCCGCGGTGCTCGACTTCGTCCTGGACATCCGCCGGGGCAGGCTCGCGCCCGGGCCGGACATGTACCGCGACTGCGCCCGCTCCATCCTCGACACCGAGCCGGACGCCGCGGCCTTCTCCGCGCAGTGCGCCACCTATCCGGCCCTCGTGCGCATCGCCCGGGAGCTCAAGCGCCTGCGGCCGTCCCTGCCCGTGATCGTGGGCGGCCACAACGCCACCTTCGTGGACCGGGAGACGCTTGCGGCCGTGCCCGAGATCGACATCGTGGCGCGCGGCGAGGGCGAGGAGACGGTCTGCGGGCTGGCCGACGCCCTGGCCGGGGCGAGGGGATCGAGGGAATGGCCCGAGGCCCTGACGGGCGTGCGCGGCCTGACCTTCCGCGCCGCGGACGGCGCCGTGGTGCGCACGCCCGAGCGCGCCCTGCTGCGCGACCTCGACGCCCTGCCCCTGCCGGACTACTCCGTGGTGCAGCCGCTCTCCGCCTACCGCGAGGCCTGCGGCCTTTCGCGCAGCATCGCGGTGCTCGAGGTGGGCCGGGGCTGCCCGCACGCCTGCGTCTACTGCTCGGAGTCCGCCTTCTGGCGGCGGCGCGTGCGCACCTTCTCGCCCGGGCGCATCGTCTCCGAGATGCGCCACCTGCGCGACGGCCACGGGGCCGACTGCTTCGTGCTCTCCTTCGACCAGTTCACCGCGGACCGGGAATTCGTGCGCGCGTTCTGCGAGCGGGTCATGGAGGAGGGGCTGCACGAGGAGACGAGCTGGTACTGCATCTCGCGCCTGGACACCGTGGACGACGCCCTGCTCGGCCTGATGCGCGAGGCAGGGCTCGAGTCCATGTGCTACGGCATCGACTCCGGCTCGGCCAGGACGCTCTCCTTCATCAACAAACGCATCGACCCGGACCTCCTGCAGACCCGCGTGGCCGAGACCACGAAACACGGCATCGTGCCCACGCTGTCCTTCATCGTCGGCTTCCCGGACGAGGAGCGCGCGGACGTGGACGCGACGCTCCTGCTGGCGCTCGCCTGCGCCGTGCAGGGCAACGTCAGCCCGCTGCTGCAGATGCCCACGGTCCTGGCCGGAACGAAGCTGCACCGCGACTACGCGGACAGGCTGGCGCGCGAGGTGGACACCTACTTCGCCCTGGGCCTCGAGTTCGACCACGGCAGGCGGCTGGCCGAGGACGAGGCCCTCATCGCCTCGAACCCGGCGCTCTTCTCGAGCTTCTACAACCTGCCCTGCGCGGGCATGGAGCTCGCCGAGCTCGGCCGCCTGAGCGACGCCTTCCCCCTGCTCCTGAACCTCTATCCGCGGACCTTCCTGCTCCTCTGCCTCGCGGGGCGGGCCGTGGCCGCGGAACCGGCGGCCGCGGACACCACGGCCGGAGGCTCGCCCTCCCTGCTCTTCGCGGCCTTCCTCGACTTTGTGGCCGCGCGAGAGAGGGAGCAGCGGGGGGAGGGCACAGGCACGGAAGACGAGGCGGGTCCGCTCACGGCCCGGCAGTGCTTCGAGCACTTCGGGGCCTTCGCGCAGGAGATCATGGACCGGGCCGGGCTCGGCTTCGACCCGGAGCGCGCCTGGGCCCATGTCCTCGAGCTGGCGCGCTACGAGAGCGCCGGGATCAGGGCCGCGCGGCCCCGGCAGGAGGCCCCCGGACATGGACCGGGCGCACCGGGCGCATCGGGGGCGCCGCGCGGGCCTCTCGTGCAACAGGGCGTGCTGGTGCAGCGCTTCTCCTGCGACATCCCGCAGGTCATCGAGGACATGCGCGCGGGTCTGTGGCGCGAGGCCTACCCGGCCGAGCCCGTGAACCTGGCCTTCGCCTACCGGGGCTTCGGGGCGGGGAACGGGGACGGCAACGGATCGGGAAACATTTCCGGCGACATTTCCGGCGACGCGGGGGGCGACGGCGCGGGCGGCGAGCTCGAGGTGGTCAGGCTGAACGACTTCGGCCGCATGTACCTCGAGCTGTGCGACGGCCGCCACGCCGTGCCCGAGATCGCGGCCCTGCTCAGGCCCCTGTTCGGGGAGGAGCTGAGCCCCTCCGCCTTCGCCCAAACGTGTGAGGACGCCGCACGGACGTTCCGCTCCCTGCGCTTCGTCACGGCGGACTCGATAACCCAAGCAATGGAGGACACCCCATGCTGAACGTCGAACGCATCGAGAAGAAGGTCTCCGTGGCCGCGAGCTGCCATGCACCTGCCTGCCACGCCCCGGCCTGCCACGCGCCCGCGTGCCATGCCCCGGAAATGAAGGCCGCCTGCCACGCTCCGGCGTGTCATGCCCCTGCCTGCCACGCCCCGGCCTGCCACGGGCCTGCCGTCAACTAGCCGCAAAGGGGAGCGGCCCCCGGGCCGCTCCCCGGACGACGAACCAGACATGCGCATAGAACTCCTGAGCCTTCTCGCCTGCCCGGACTGCCGCTTCGGCCGCCTCGAGGAAACCCTCCTCTCCGGCCGCTCGGCCTGGTCCGGCGGCTCCCCCCTGGTGCTCGAGCGCGGCGCGCGCACGCATGACGGCGACGTCATCGAGGGCGCCCTGCGCTGCCCGGCCTGCGGCGCCTCCTATCCCATAGACGACGGCCTGGCCGTGCTCCTCCCGTCATCGTGCCGGGCGTCCCCGCCGCCCGAGCCGGGCAAGTCGGGGACGGCCGGGTACGAGAGCGAAGCCGTGCTCGGCGCCTACATGTGGAGCAGCTTCGGCGACTTCGCCGCCCCCGCGCGGAACGAAGACCAGGAGCCGCCCTGCGGCGCGGCCCCGGGCGCGGCCTACGCGCGCTGGGGCGAGATGCTCGGCCCCGGCCCCTCGCCCGCCCTGGACGCGGGCTGCGGCGTGGGCCGCTCCACCCTGGAGCTGGCCGCGCGACGGGGGCTGTGCGTCGGCGTGGAGCTCTCCGAGCGCTTCGCGCGCGCCGCGCGCCGCCTGCTCGCGGACGGTTCCTTCGAGTGCAGCCTCACGGAGCAGGGACGCCTCACGCGGCCGCTCAAAGTCGTCCTGCCCGAGCGGCTGCGCCACGTGCGCGCGGAATTCGTGGTCGCGGACGCCATGGCCCTGCCGTTTCGCAGCGGGGCCTTCGCCTGCGCCGCGTCCCTGAACCTCCTGGACCGGCTGCCCCGTCCCCTGGACCACGTGCGGGAGCTGGACCGCGTGCTGGCCGCGCGCGGCGTGGAGCTCCTGCTCGCTGATCCTTTCTCCTGGTCCGAGGATATCGCGCCCGAGGAGCGCTGGCTCGGCGGCACCGCCCTCGGCCCCTTCGCCGGGCGCAGCGAGGACGTGGTGCCCGGGCTGCTCGGCGGCGAGGGAGGCCACCTGGCCGCGCCCCTCGCCGTGCGCGGGCGCGAGGCCGTGCCCTGGACCCTGCGCACGCACAGGAACCACTACGAGAATATAATGAGCCAGACCTTCCTGGCGGAACGCTGAGGTGATAGCATCACCCCATGACCCCAGAAACACCCGCCGACACCTCTCCCCCCGTCTT
This sequence is a window from Desulfovibrio sp. X2. Protein-coding genes within it:
- a CDS encoding anti-sigma factor, whose protein sequence is MRLLRKRAEPKGCLNLDEMSAYLDGLLPRKLRNELEDHLAFCSACRRTVIDLRAILTSPDNEPVPECAEGLGDACAARLRLHSLADLATSA
- the flgK gene encoding flagellar hook-associated protein FlgK translates to MDNLLSIARNALMNSQYAITVHGNNISNESVDGYRVRTVNYSELPSVSTSKGQVGTGATIGSVTRHLNQYLEAQYLKENSQASGWQTRYDALSQVESRFVEDDTYGTSALLDDFWNSWADLSDDPTLTANRTALLTTSETLTTRLNDLSADLATQQQELDQQIAQEVGETNDIIDQLATVNKQIAASPDSDDLLDSRDSLLRQLSEKVDVQVMYRSDGEVYVTTGAGQSLVDGATAYRFEIQAPHAAEALTQDSDFAGQINFEGSSPYEYTVEVVDGGTASGGSGAAAFRVSVDGGSTWLTNDDGTEKLFTAGAEDDSVDIGGVTVWFSQSGDPDSAETSSLSAGDRFTILPKNTLAWETTAGGLVNVTPLDDEGSGNRISGGTLAGLFRARDQVGEYSEDLDSFAKTLIWEVNRQNSQGAGLDPQTSATGIYQAAHTDVPLSQSGLAFADRVTSGAFSLALYDSTTGEPLGTTTVDFSSINPPGISTFDPAQHSLDDVAAAINDSFGGQLTADVTNGKLSIEAADGVSFNFADDSSGLFAAAGLNCYFSGTDAGDIAVNQNLQDHPELIAAGHVNGEGEANQGDNTTAQAIVNLADKDVTFYTARGSTTSTLGENLAGVVSQVGSDVSQAETQYSYASTLADSLDTQQESASGVNSDEEMTEMLRLQQDYQAASRMIQVSLDMMDTILGLK
- a CDS encoding flagellin, with translation MRVSRNMIYDLALSQMNSSLSELTRQNMMNASQKKLNKPSDDPAGQAEVLVLRSTVASIGRYDDNISVAKGWLGLQDSQLSQASTTLSTILEKAEQGATGTLTAEERQDIADEVRQYFGNLVGISNSEYTGQSVFAGHKTDSDAYEECLWADSLDADVPDSSVLAVTGSSDDCILVEFTDDGTVGSGGALTYRYSTNGGDSWTDASLASGATTLSLGGVQLTLAAGTAVTGPNVDEDGTRFVVRPSARYLGDDDNRVEVINYGATGIDTVAEGAFPGNVQVRIDGDSDLAGPISYSYSTDGGTTWTAGNTASNGVFELPGGTLKLTSNGSNLLDAGDSFTVKPAMADIDVTIGKGQDVTINSVGSTIFGGLVRDPITGEDSLADVTGNLFDSVGKLIGALEIGDEDAVGDCIDDLKAAQKVLLSGAAQVGAREDRVTYQSASLSAIKASVETHISNVEDADASTLSVDLAKAQYIYQSVLSSQAKVMQLSLLNYLS
- a CDS encoding flagellar hook assembly protein FlgD; translated protein: MIDTTSYINSLAKTASTSATDTTSTDSSSDLGKDDFLTLFVAQLENQDPLNPADNQDMVAQLAQFSSLEQLTNISSTLDSMSSSLTESQQINATSYIGKDVLASGNCVALASGSASNVTYTVPEDASNVVANIYDSSGNIVDSVSLGDVNQGEYDFAWDGKDYDGNVCDDGVYYVSFTGEDENGDSLSISSMVEGEVTGVSMSSGSVVLSLSDGRQVSLSNVYEVNNVTSDTSASDDDSSSSSDDSSSDDSGS
- a CDS encoding methyltransferase domain-containing protein, with the translated sequence MRIELLSLLACPDCRFGRLEETLLSGRSAWSGGSPLVLERGARTHDGDVIEGALRCPACGASYPIDDGLAVLLPSSCRASPPPEPGKSGTAGYESEAVLGAYMWSSFGDFAAPARNEDQEPPCGAAPGAAYARWGEMLGPGPSPALDAGCGVGRSTLELAARRGLCVGVELSERFARAARRLLADGSFECSLTEQGRLTRPLKVVLPERLRHVRAEFVVADAMALPFRSGAFACAASLNLLDRLPRPLDHVRELDRVLAARGVELLLADPFSWSEDIAPEERWLGGTALGPFAGRSEDVVPGLLGGEGGHLAAPLAVRGREAVPWTLRTHRNHYENIMSQTFLAER
- a CDS encoding flagellar hook protein FlgE, with translation MSLTGSLYAGISGLQAHSQKMSVIGNNLANTSTIGFKSSTMQFEDIFYQSVNTGAGIGQVGVGAGVAAIYSNFAQGSYESTSEATDVAIGGTGFFMVNNPNTDEMYYTRAGEFRFDNSGYLVDTNGYRVQGWQVKDGSSSGTVQTTGVSGDIQLKNFQSPPEATSTVSMLLNLDSSSDDDSANAANPFFSLFGNWDGTDSDTPIADSRYAYQNTITVYDENGSAQTLTVYCDPVKDASVVSNSGGNLQWEFIVACDPSEDGRTIGGQKVGSTSAAGLLMTGTLTFNAAGQLTGMSAYTLASGASGDLKDLSNWTTADLNDDGLPTFTANFTGEADASATGEANASAIAIDFGIHDSGSPTSWSGSASNASMVGNNPSMLDNFTSPKISALTTTSYDSSSTTISQSQDGYGPGFLTDISVNRDGVITGTYSNGQVLDLYVLTLASFTNPYGLSREGDNLFSATRESGAAVTGTANTGQLGSISSNTLEQSNVDTATEMVDLITTQRGFEANSKVITTADSMLSELIQLKR
- a CDS encoding B12-binding domain-containing radical SAM protein; amino-acid sequence: MRMTLAFPPFHLGSLYNLPPLGIINLATVLRGRGHEAAVLDFVLDIRRGRLAPGPDMYRDCARSILDTEPDAAAFSAQCATYPALVRIARELKRLRPSLPVIVGGHNATFVDRETLAAVPEIDIVARGEGEETVCGLADALAGARGSREWPEALTGVRGLTFRAADGAVVRTPERALLRDLDALPLPDYSVVQPLSAYREACGLSRSIAVLEVGRGCPHACVYCSESAFWRRRVRTFSPGRIVSEMRHLRDGHGADCFVLSFDQFTADREFVRAFCERVMEEGLHEETSWYCISRLDTVDDALLGLMREAGLESMCYGIDSGSARTLSFINKRIDPDLLQTRVAETTKHGIVPTLSFIVGFPDEERADVDATLLLALACAVQGNVSPLLQMPTVLAGTKLHRDYADRLAREVDTYFALGLEFDHGRRLAEDEALIASNPALFSSFYNLPCAGMELAELGRLSDAFPLLLNLYPRTFLLLCLAGRAVAAEPAAADTTAGGSPSLLFAAFLDFVAAREREQRGEGTGTEDEAGPLTARQCFEHFGAFAQEIMDRAGLGFDPERAWAHVLELARYESAGIRAARPRQEAPGHGPGAPGASGAPRGPLVQQGVLVQRFSCDIPQVIEDMRAGLWREAYPAEPVNLAFAYRGFGAGNGDGNGSGNISGDISGDAGGDGAGGELEVVRLNDFGRMYLELCDGRHAVPEIAALLRPLFGEELSPSAFAQTCEDAARTFRSLRFVTADSITQAMEDTPC